The genomic window ATTGCGAACAGTTGCTAGACCAGAGAAATTGCTGCAGTGCTGCAGTGAGAGAAATCATTGCACAAGTTGTGTTGATTCTCTGGCTGCACCGGTGTTTCTCAGAACTGTGGCTTTGGGGAACTCTAGTGGTCAAATATAACATCTCTCAAGTTATCTGGCTTTTCTTATTATACAGGATTTCCTTTTTTCACGTTTTGAATAAAGAAAGGAATCTTCTCTATGAACATATTTAAAACCATGTTAACAAAGAGAAAGGAATTCAAAATGTGATTCTGCCATCCTATAAAGGTCGTCAAAATTTGATTTCAATAGTCATAATGGTATAGTCAGTTTTGCTTGGGCATATTTGCCTAATGTAACTTTTCCCAACGCGTGAACCATCTTGACTGTTTGGATTGCATTTGTcatttgtgatgtgtgtgttttgtctcaGGTCCTATCAGCAGTATCCTGGTTAATAAGTATGGGAGTCGTCCAGTCATGATGTGTGGAGGATTCCTGTCTGGGTGTGGACTGATTTCTGCCTCCTTCTGCAACTCAGTGGAAGGACTGTACTTCTGTGTGGGAGTGGTCGGAGGTCAGTGATAAAATACTTTGAAGTGCTACTTAGGTAGTTTTgtggtgtatctgtactttattatatatatttttgacaactacattcctaaagacaatatgtactttttactcccatacattttccctcacaCCCAAAAATActgctcaggcaggacagcaatatggtcctATTCACACAATTATCAATATAACgcattgtcatccctactgcttctgatctggcagactcactaaacataaatactttgttatgtctgagtgttggaatgtggCACTGGCTGTCCgtcaataaaataaagaaaaaagaaagaaagaaaaacttGTCCCGTCTAGTTTGCGTAATATAAGGAAATTGATGTATAAGCATTTCCTTTTACGTTTTCCTTTTATgagaattgagtactttttccaccaccgtacttaagtacatttaaaaccagatactttgaCACTTTttgctgggtgactttcacttttacttattATTTTCTAATGGGACGGTTGAGCTGATATGATTATCATGAGAttgaaacaaaccaaaaaatcccaggacatagacatatgatattggcagaaagcttaaattcttgttaatctaactgcactgtccaatttacagtagctactacagtgaaagaataccatgctattgtttgtgaAGGGTGCACaattatgtacttgaaaatgtatgaattaaccaattaggcacatttgggtggtcttgatacaacattttgaacagatatgcaaaggttcattggatcagtctaaaactttgcacatacactgatgccatctagtgcccaaagtctaaattgcacctggcctggaataatacattatggcctttgtctttcatttcaaagatgatggtacaaaaaatacacaaaaaactCATGCtttttttctttgcattatcttttaccagatctaatgtgttatattctcctacattaatttcacatttccacaaacttcaatgtgtttcctttcaaatggtatcaagaatatgcatgttctgagctacaggcagttagatttgggtatgtcattttaggtgaaaattgaaaaaagggttgGATCCGAggttaagttatctttacttttacttaaatATGAGTACTGTTTCAACCTTTGTCAGAGGTAGGCCTCTTTCATTTATGATCATAATTTGTTTTTTTCTGTTAAGGACCTTTATCGCCCTCTAGGGAACTCTTTAGGATCTCTATCACCACTCTCGTATCCTGTGTCTAGACTAAAACCAATGGGAATTCACTAAACATAAATATTTTTTGAACtgttatacatttatttcaaCAGGCTTGGGACTGGCATTCAATCTGAACCCAGCCCTTACTATGATTGGGAAGTACTTCTACCATAAGCGGCCTATCGCCAATGGAATCGCCATGGCAGGCAGCCCGGTGTTCCTGTCCACCCTGGCCCCACTCAACAGTTGGTTATTTGACCAGTTTGGCTGGAGGGGCAGCTTCCTGATCCTGGGAGGCCTGCTGTTCAACTGCTGCGTGGCTGGCTCTCTCATGAGACCCATCGAACCAAAACCACAGTCTTCCTTGAAAAGTGAAGATGTTGCCAAAGAGAGTATGACATGTGGGCAGAAGTGCAACAGTTTTATTGACCTCTCGCTGTTCAAACACCGGGGCTTTGTGCTCTACCTCATGGGTAACGTCATCATGTTCTTTGGCCTCTTCTCCCCACTGGTGTTCCTTAGTAACTTCGCCAAGAGCAGGGACATCCCCAAAGAGAAAGCAGCCTTCCTGCTGTCTATCCTGGCCTTTGTGGACATGGTGGCCCGGCCCTCCATGGGCATTGTGGCCAATACCAAGTGGATACGACCCAGGGTGCAGTACTTCTTTGCCTGCTCTGTGCTGTTGAATGGCGTGTGCCACATCCTGGCCCCCATCTCCGTGGACTACACAGGCTTTGTTATCTATGCCATCTTCTTTGGCTTTGCCTTCGGCTGGCTGAGTGCTGTGCTGTTTGAGACACTCATAGACCTGGTGGGAAGCCAGCGTTTCTCCAGTGCAGTGGGACTGGTCACCATCGTGGAGTGTGGGCCTGTCTTGTTAGGACCCCCTTTGCTAGGTGAGTATGTGCACACGTACATGTATTTGTAGTTTAGTTACGCACCTTGTTTCTATATAAAGACACACAATCATCTAACTGGTTAATTTTTATGAAAAGTAAAGACTATTAACTTATGATACAATTTACAGTTAATCTTTTGTTTTTCGACAGGTAAATTCAAAGACATTTACAATGACTACCAATACACCTACCAGAGCTGTGGGGTGGTTCTTATTATTGCCAGTGTGTTCCTGTTTGTGGGGATGGGTATAAACTACCGGTTGTTGCAGAAAGAGAAAAGGGAGGAGGAAATGATGGCTAATCTGGAGGAAAAAGAAGAAGAGTCCAACAAGGACAATGCTGCCAAAGAAGCCAGCAACGACAGGTTGAGAGCATTTGATGAGGCAAAAACTGCAGAAGACACAGTCTAACTCTCATTACCATGTGAATGTGTGAATTTGATGTCATCGCAATACAGTCAATTAGATAACGTAGACATCAAATTCATTCAGTTCAAGTCCTTGCCATGTAGCAGATTTCATGTAAAGATAATTCTCAGCCCCATTTCCACTTCTGTCATTGAATAATGTATTATTAGTATAATATGACTGGAGCAAGATACACTTATGTATGATATAGGCATGCAATTTCTACTGAAATGTACTGCCGCCCTGCAAGAATATACTCTATTTTATCAATCTGGACTCCAGATGGTCCATTTTCTGCATAAGTGTTGTGATATATTTTTGAATATTATTACATACAGGTCATTTGTTTATACTGTGTTTGGAATTTCATAAATGCACTTTTATATAACTGCTATTTATTATTCTGTGAAAAAAATGGAATGGCTATAGAACTTTTAGAAGCTTTAATAAATCACTATAACATTTTGTTCACACTGTCATGTCAGGTTTCTTTCTCTCTGaaagcatttctaaaaacctggccTTAAAGTAACACTGTTAGTGAGTTACATGAATAATCAGGTGTAGTCTCTTGATATGACATGTATTCACAATGTTATTCAATACAACTTAACAACAATTACTCCTGCTTTAACAAATGATTTCTACacttcatgaccaaaagtatttggacacctgatcgtcgaacatctcattccaaaatcatgggcattaatatgaagttggttcCCACCTTTGCTGCCATAACAGCCTGCACTATTATGGGAAGGCTttgcactagatgttggaacattgctgtggggacttgcttccattcagccacaagagcattagtgaggttggacactactgttgggtgattaggcctgactcgcagttaggcattccaattcatcccaaaggtgttcgatggggttgaggtcagggctctgtgcaggccagtcaagttcttccacaccgatctcgacaaaatatttctgtatagacctctctttgtgcactggggcattgtcatgctgaaacaggaaagggccttccccaaactgttgccacaaagttagaagcacagaatcgtctagaatgtcattgtatgctgtagcgttaagatttcccttcacaggaactaagggacctagactgaaccatgaaaaatagccccagaccattattcctccaccactgaactttacagttggcactatgcattggggcaggtatcgttctcctggcatccttcaaacccagattcgtccgtcagactgccagatagtgaagtgtgattcatcactccagagaatgcgtttccactgctctagagtcaaatggcagcaagctttacaccactccagccgacgcttggcattgcgcatggtgatcttgtgtgtgggtgctcagccatggaaacctatttcatgaaactcccttgacgaacagttcttgtgctgacgttacttccagaggcagtttggaactcagtagtgagtgttgcaaccgaggacagacaatttttaaggccattctactgccaatgtttctctatggagattgcatggctgtgtgctcgattttatacacctgtcagcaaccggtgtggctgaaatagccgaattcactaatttgaaggtttgttcacatacttttgtatatatagtgtatgttcaAGAGATGACTGCTATGggtgctgtgttgaagccaccgtgcctccatcttggcactcccccaccgttgtaaaaatattttggaagcaatagaaatgcatttattaatgtctacattcgtttttgactccttaatgcatactttgaaATGATATTTGTGAGCTATGCAAATAAATACCTAAAtatatgtaattttgtccttgaaacactgtagaattccattcattcccatggaggactgctcctatcagggagtgccaatatggccgacctgtggcttcaaagcctcaCAACAGCCAATACATAGTATCCTCAACCCAGGGTTTATATACAATTCAATTCAATACATCATTCGTCTTAACCCATTATCTATTTCTATCCACTAGGTGTCAGTATTGACTCTTACATTAATGACAGTTAAAGGCCCTACATGGTCAATCTGCagtctgcattggccgtgcagcatttacagtgatacggactctgcagaagtcaggcattcatacttcttgcgcttcgtggagcagcgcagagctgttgagcagagctggtgtgaaggaagttgtcaaggaagggagtttgtgtttatacaggacttCCCACCCCCCAattaccgtcaaccaatcatgtctaTGCAGAGCCCTCCGCAatgttacaaaatttgggaggTACAGGGCTCAATTTGCCCTCTGCATGCCTCCGGAGGACCCGTTATTTCCTCACACCCCGATACGGAGTCTCCGACCATATTGCATATATAGCATCAATTGGTTCTTAAGTCCTAAAGGTTTATCCTTATCCTGGAAGAAATTGCGCGTTATATTGCAAAATGACATAGTATATCACTTATTGCTAGATTTGTACTTATTTTTCAAGTAATTTCAAAAACCTTCCAGACATAACCCCCTTTAGGTTGCACTGATGTACTTGATGAGATTAAAGACATGTCATTGTTAATGCAGAAATCAATTGTTTTGATCCAATGAAAATTGGTATGAATTATTTGTTGTCCTGTGACGGTACCCTGATCCATGAGGGAACAGACAATATGTTATGGTCATCATCATCAATTTCATATGCTCAAGGGACTTGGAAGGAGGCATTTTGACATAATTACACAAAGACACACTTTCAATCATGTGTTTCATACATGGATGATGACCATGATGTGAATGGTTTTGTaacactttatatatatatatatatagatatatatatatatatagatatagatatatatagatagatatatatagatatatatctatatatatctatttttttattattatttttttcacacaaaaaaacaaaacagatatGGGATATTGTGTTCATATAGCAAGGAGCGATATTATGATATAATTAAAGACATATATTCAAGAGAAAGAAAATGCAATAACAAACTAATAAAACAACAGAACACAAGCTGTCATTTTATCTGGATCAGGTCTGTGTTTATTTATTGCAGCCTAATTATAAAATAATGTATCCCCATACACAGCTATTGGATTGTTTGAATGAATTGGCTAACCTAGGCTACAATGTTTCCATCAATTAGTATAATGGCCTAGCCATATATTAAGAAAAGAAATATTAAACTATGGTATGATGTAACTTTCAATTTCTCCGTTAATATGTggacccttcaaattagtggattctgctatatcagccacacccgttgctaacagctttataaaatcgagcacacagccatgcaatctccacagacaatagaatggcccatactgaagtgctcagtgactttcaacatggcaccatcataggatgtcacctttccaacaagtcagttcgtcaaatttctgccctgctagagctgccccggtcaactgtaagtgctgttattgtgaagtggaaatgtctatgaGTAACAAGCTCAGCCGtaaagtggtaggccatacaagctcactGAATGGgaccttggttgcaacactctaccgagttccaaactgcctctggaagcaatgtcaacacaatacctgttagtcgGGAGGTTCAGGAAATTGGTtcccatggcagagcagccgcacacaagcctaagatcaccatgtgcagtgccaagcgtcggctggagtggtgtaaagctcgccgccattggactctggagcagtggaaacgcgttctctggagtgatgaatcccgcttcacgatctggcagtccgatggacaaatatGGGTTTGGCGGTTGCCATGCAGATGccatgctacctgccccaatgcatagtgccaactgtaaagtttggtggaggaggaacaatggtctggggttgttttcatggtttgggctagaccccttagttcctgtgaagggaaatcttaatgctacagcatacaatgacattccagacgattctgtgcttctaactttgtggcaacagtttggggaaggccctttcctgtttcagcatgacaatgcccccgtgtacaaagcgaggtccatacagaaatggtttgtcgagatcggtgtggaagaacttgaattggaattggaacgctgactgcgagccaggcctagtcacccaacatcagtgcttctggctaaatggaagcaagtcccttcatcaatgtaaataaaaataaaatcaatgttccaacatctagcggaaagccaccccagaagagtggaggctgttataacagcaaaggggggaccaactccatattaatgcccatgtttttggaatgagatgttcaaagagcaggtgtccacatactttcagCCATGTAGTTTACATTCCACACACgctaaatacaaaaataattgcTTAATTGTTATATTTAAAGGTTTCAGCTAACAGCACAGCAGATAAGCAAGAACTGCACGGAACTATCGCATCAATATCT from Salmo trutta chromosome 16, fSalTru1.1, whole genome shotgun sequence includes these protein-coding regions:
- the LOC115150997 gene encoding monocarboxylate transporter 1-like, whose translation is MPPAIGGPKGYTPPEGGWGWAVVVGAFISIGFSFAFPKSITVFFKEIEVIFDCSSSQVSWISSIMLAVMYAGGPISSILVNKYGSRPVMMCGGFLSGCGLISASFCNSVEGLYFCVGVVGGLGLAFNLNPALTMIGKYFYHKRPIANGIAMAGSPVFLSTLAPLNSWLFDQFGWRGSFLILGGLLFNCCVAGSLMRPIEPKPQSSLKSEDVAKESMTCGQKCNSFIDLSLFKHRGFVLYLMGNVIMFFGLFSPLVFLSNFAKSRDIPKEKAAFLLSILAFVDMVARPSMGIVANTKWIRPRVQYFFACSVLLNGVCHILAPISVDYTGFVIYAIFFGFAFGWLSAVLFETLIDLVGSQRFSSAVGLVTIVECGPVLLGPPLLGKFKDIYNDYQYTYQSCGVVLIIASVFLFVGMGINYRLLQKEKREEEMMANLEEKEEESNKDNAAKEASNDRLRAFDEAKTAEDTV